The following DNA comes from Bacteroidota bacterium.
AAAAGTAATTTGTTCCCATTTGAAATGACCATATATCCATTTTTGTAGTAACATCTTTAAGGAATTCTCTTTGCATAAAAACATCATAGATATACATGGATTCGTTTCCTCTAAGATGCAGGTAATTAAGACCGGCAGTTAAACTAAGTGGTAAATTTTCAAATGAATATTTAGCTCCAAATTTAAATTGAAGTTCACGACTTAATCCCAATCCGGTCAAGTTAGTAGTAGTCCCGTTAATATTTTCATATATTCCCAGCCGACCAAAATTATCAGTATAGTAATTGTTCCCATTGATAAAATTTAAACCGCTTCCTAAACCAATAGATAATGATTGAGAAAAAATATGCGCTGAGAAGAACAGGATCAA
Coding sequences within:
- a CDS encoding opacity family porin, whose protein sequence is MKILKITFVLILFFSAHIFSQSLSIGLGSGLNFINGNNYYTDNFGRLGIYENINGTTTNLTGLGLSRELQFKFGAKYSFENLPLSLTAGLNYLHLRGNESMYIYDVFMQREFLKDVTTKMDIWSFQMGTNYFFSFYFLKPFVAASVSINYFDDVFIELAETDYTSEFRSYKNGMRYGYSLGMGISYNIFSNIELEFSTNYNSWNVFHRREAEEMLNSVNALVNIYYKIL